A portion of the Haliaeetus albicilla chromosome 5, bHalAlb1.1, whole genome shotgun sequence genome contains these proteins:
- the GPR135 gene encoding G-protein coupled receptor 135: MRLRMEPAAAAVPGNLSRGGGGGGGGGGGNESGGAAAGAAAAAAGWSAAALASQALALLLIFALSALGNGAVVLVIARHRQLRTVTNAFVLSLSLSELLGALLCLPLAFLSLLSRPPGAWLFGQRLCLASAALHAGLGIAATLTMALLSFDRYCAIVRQPRHKMGRRRAAQLLAAVWLAALALAGPWYGLAGEGRREARPGAYRCVYVLPWGSSRLGPPYGAALIVLCYLLPFALMCFCHYNICRAVRLAESRVRPLTTYGHLLRAYGEMRTATTVLIMIVSIICCWGPYCILGLAAAAGHLPFSPTMDAVASGMAWANGAINPLIYAARNPNISVLLRRSREGGYRTRNNVAAYLSVPGRQPEPWNRADRVRERYVNRHSGPPGSAPTSSSPASGAEVAMWACKNPAVLFCRDGQPDTISEAALPAKADTVDTSL; this comes from the coding sequence ATGAGGTTGCGCAtggagccggcggcggcggccgtgCCGGGCAACCTctcccgcggcggcggcggcggcggcggcggcggcggcggcaacGAGagcggcggagcggcggcgggagcagcggcggcggcggcggggtggTCTGCGGCGGCGCTGGCCTCGCAGGCGCTGGCGCTGCTGCTCATCTTCGCCCTCTCGGCGCTGGGCAACGGGGCGGTGGTGCTGGTGATCGCCCGGCACCGACAGCTCCGCACGGTCACCAACGCCTTCGTGCTGTCGCTGTCGCTGTCGGAGCTGCTGGGcgccctgctctgcctgcccctgGCCTTCCTCAGCCTGCTCAGCCGCCCGCCCGGCGCCTGGCTCTTCGGGCAGCGCCTCTGCCTGGCCAGCGCCGCCCTCCATGCCGGGCTGGGCATTGCCGCCACCCTCACCATGGCCCTCCTCTCCTTCGACCGCTACTGCGCCATCGTCCGCCAGCCCCGACACAAGAtgggccgccgccgcgccgcccagCTCCTGGCCGCCGTCTGGCTGGCCGCCCTGGCCCTGGCCGGACCCTGGTACGGGCTGGCGGGCGAGGGGCGGCGGGAGGCCCGGCCCGGGGCCTACCGCTGCGTCTACGTGCTGCCCTGGGGCTCCTCCCGGCTGGGGCCGCCCTACGGCGCGGCCCTCATCGTGCTCTGCTACCTCCTGCCCTTCGCCCTCATGTGCTTCTGCCACTACAACATCTGCCGGGCCGTGCGGCTGGCCGAGAGCCGCGTGCGGCCCCTCACCACCTACGGGCACCTGCTGCGGGCCTACGGGGAGATGCGCACGGCCACCACCGTCCTCATCATGATCGTCTCCATCATCTGCTGCTGGGGGCCCTACTGCATCCTGGGgctggccgccgccgccggccacCTGCCCTTCTCGCCCACCATGGACGCCGTAGCCAGCGGGATGGCCTGGGCCAACGGCGCCATCAACCCACTCATCTACGCCGCCCGCAACCCCAACATCTCCGTGCTGCTGCGGCGCAGTCGTGAGGGTGGCTACAGGACTAGGAACAACGTGGCGGCCTACCTCTCGGTCCCGGGCCGCCAGCCGGAGCCCTGGAACCGGGCCGACCGCGTCCGGGAGCGCTACGTCAACCGGCACAGCGGCCCCCCGGGTAGCGCCCCGACCTCCTCCAGCCCGGCGAGCGGGGCAGAGGTGGCCATGTGGGCCTGCAAGAACCCCGCTGTACTCTTCTGTCGGGATGGGCAACCAGACACCATCTCTGAGGCTGCCTTGCCAGCCAAAGCGGACACTGTCGACACCAGCCTCTGA
- the L3HYPDH gene encoding trans-3-hydroxy-L-proline dehydratase isoform X2, whose product MAAAAEAGGVCAGRRLPPHSPSGLVLETVEMHTGGEPLRIIPRLEAAEEAVESRGLSLLSLRREVAATQDHVRRALVHEPRGHAGMYGAVVVRGGAAAAGAHLAALFLHGAGYSAMCGHAVLALGRFALDYGLVVEPSRPETAVRLRCPCGPVTAFVPWDGRRSGNPVRFHSVPAFAAATDLAIDVPGHGKVVVDIGYGGTFYAFLSAEQLGLDVCSSKTRDLVNAASAVTEAVKKQFKLHHPESEDLAFLYGTILTDGKDAFSEEPTTNICVFADEQVDRSPTGSGVTARIALQYHKGLIQLNQTRKFRSSTTGSLFTGKAVKEAKFGDYNAVIVEVSGEAFYTGTATFTVEEEDPLKHGFFFK is encoded by the exons atggcggcggcggcggaggccggcggggtTTGTGCGGGCCGGCGGCTGCCGCCGCACTCGCCCTCGGGCCTGGTGCTGGAGACGGTGGAGATGCACACGGGCGGCGAGCCGCTGCGCATCATCCCGCGGCTggaggcggcggaggaggcggTGGAGAGCAGGGGGCTGTCGCTGCTGTCGTTGCGGCGGGAAGTGGCGGCCACGCAGGACCATGTGCGGCGGGCGCTGGTGCACGAGCCGCGGGGCCACGCCGGCATGTACGGGGCGGTGGTGGttcgcggcggggcggccgccgccggcgcccACCTGGCAGCCCTTTTCTTGCACGGCGCAGGCTACAGCGCCATGTGCGGCCACGCCGTCCTGGCCCTCGGCCGCTTCGCCCTCGACTATGGGCTGGTGGTGGAGCCCAGCCGCCCTGAGACCGCCGTCCGCCTTCGCTGCCCCTGCGGGCCCGTCACCGCCTTCGTGCCCTGGGACGGCCGCCGTAGCGGCAACCCTGTCCGCTTCCACAGTGTGCCCGCCTTCGCCGCCGCCACCG ACTTGGCCATCGACGTCCCTGGTCACGGGAAGGTGGTGGTCGACATCGGCTATGGTGGCACTTTCTACGCCTTCCTCAGCGCTGAGCAGCTGGGCCTTGATGTGTGCTCCTCAAAGACCAGAGACCTTGTCAATGCGGCGAGCGCGGTGACGGAAGCGGTGAAGAAACAG TTCAAGCTTCATCACCCTGAAAGTGAAGACCTGGCTTTCCTCTACGGCACCATACTGACAGATGGGAAAGACGCCTTTAGTGAGGAGCCCACCACCAACATCTGTGTGTTTGCAGACGAACAG GTTGACCGAAGTCCGACTGGTTCGGGTGTGACAGCTCGCATCGCCTTGCAGTACCATAAGGGACTCATCCAGCTGAATCAGACCAGAAAGTTTCGGAGCAGCACCACGGGGTCCTTGTTCACCGGGAAGGCAGTGAAG GAAGCCAAGTTTGGGGACTACAACGCTGTCATCGTGGAAGTCTCGGGAGAAGCCTTTTACACTGGTACAGCCACCTTCACTGTCGAAGAGGAGGACCCGCTGAAACATGGGTTCTTCTTTAAGTGA
- the L3HYPDH gene encoding trans-3-hydroxy-L-proline dehydratase isoform X1, translated as MAAAAEAGGVCAGRRLPPHSPSGLVLETVEMHTGGEPLRIIPRLEAAEEAVESRGLSLLSLRREVAATQDHVRRALVHEPRGHAGMYGAVVVRGGAAAAGAHLAALFLHGAGYSAMCGHAVLALGRFALDYGLVVEPSRPETAVRLRCPCGPVTAFVPWDGRRSGNPVRFHSVPAFAAATDLAIDVPGHGKVVVDIGYGGTFYAFLSAEQLGLDVCSSKTRDLVNAASAVTEAVKKQFKLHHPESEDLAFLYGTILTDGKDAFSEEPTTNICVFADEQVDRSPTGSGVTARIALQYHKGLIQLNQTRKFRSSTTGSLFTGKAVKATKFGDYNAVIVEVSGEAFYTGTATFTVEEEDPLKHGFFFK; from the exons atggcggcggcggcggaggccggcggggtTTGTGCGGGCCGGCGGCTGCCGCCGCACTCGCCCTCGGGCCTGGTGCTGGAGACGGTGGAGATGCACACGGGCGGCGAGCCGCTGCGCATCATCCCGCGGCTggaggcggcggaggaggcggTGGAGAGCAGGGGGCTGTCGCTGCTGTCGTTGCGGCGGGAAGTGGCGGCCACGCAGGACCATGTGCGGCGGGCGCTGGTGCACGAGCCGCGGGGCCACGCCGGCATGTACGGGGCGGTGGTGGttcgcggcggggcggccgccgccggcgcccACCTGGCAGCCCTTTTCTTGCACGGCGCAGGCTACAGCGCCATGTGCGGCCACGCCGTCCTGGCCCTCGGCCGCTTCGCCCTCGACTATGGGCTGGTGGTGGAGCCCAGCCGCCCTGAGACCGCCGTCCGCCTTCGCTGCCCCTGCGGGCCCGTCACCGCCTTCGTGCCCTGGGACGGCCGCCGTAGCGGCAACCCTGTCCGCTTCCACAGTGTGCCCGCCTTCGCCGCCGCCACCG ACTTGGCCATCGACGTCCCTGGTCACGGGAAGGTGGTGGTCGACATCGGCTATGGTGGCACTTTCTACGCCTTCCTCAGCGCTGAGCAGCTGGGCCTTGATGTGTGCTCCTCAAAGACCAGAGACCTTGTCAATGCGGCGAGCGCGGTGACGGAAGCGGTGAAGAAACAG TTCAAGCTTCATCACCCTGAAAGTGAAGACCTGGCTTTCCTCTACGGCACCATACTGACAGATGGGAAAGACGCCTTTAGTGAGGAGCCCACCACCAACATCTGTGTGTTTGCAGACGAACAG GTTGACCGAAGTCCGACTGGTTCGGGTGTGACAGCTCGCATCGCCTTGCAGTACCATAAGGGACTCATCCAGCTGAATCAGACCAGAAAGTTTCGGAGCAGCACCACGGGGTCCTTGTTCACCGGGAAGGCAGTGAAGGCAA CCAAGTTTGGGGACTACAACGCTGTCATCGTGGAAGTCTCGGGAGAAGCCTTTTACACTGGTACAGCCACCTTCACTGTCGAAGAGGAGGACCCGCTGAAACATGGGTTCTTCTTTAAGTGA
- the JKAMP gene encoding JNK1/MAPK8-associated membrane protein: MFRSAVDIQPACLGLYCGRTVLSVNGSVETYGDCGVCPRGQRTDDNKICRECMGSPDRYDWLYLGFMAMLPLVLHWFFIEWYSGKKSSSALLQHVTALFECSIAAIVTLLVSDPVGSLHIRSCKVKKLSDWYTMLYNPSPDYITTVHCTHEAVYPLYTIVFIYYAFCLVLMMLLRPLLVKKIACGLGKSDRFKSIYAALYFFPILTVLQAVGGGLLYYAFPYIILVLSLVTLAVYMSASEVESFKDLLVRKKRLVVLFSHWLLHAYGIISISKLDKLEQDLPLLALVPAPALFYLVTAKYTEPSRILSEGGNGH, encoded by the exons ATGTTCCGCTCCG CTGTGGACATCCAGCCCGCCTGCCTCGGGCTGTACTGCGGCAGGACCGTCCTGTCGGTCAACGGATCCGTGGAGACCTACGGGGACTGCGGG GTATGCCCTAGAGGTCAAAGAACCGATGACAACAAAATCTGCCGGGAATGTATGGGTTCTCCAGACCGCTATGACTGGCTGTACCTTGGCTTCATGGCCATGCTTCCCCTGGTTTTACACTGGTTCTTTATTGAATGGTATTCTGGAAAAAAGAG cTCCAGCGCATTGTTGCAGCACGTCACCGCCTTGTTCGAGTGCAGCATTGCAGCAATTGTTACGCTGCTCGTCAGTGACCCCGTCGGCTCTCTGCATATCCGCTCCTGCAAGGTGAAGAAGCTTTCGGACTGGTACACGATGCTTTACAACCCAAGTCCTGACTACATCACCACGGTGCACTGCACTCATGAAGCAGTCTATCCCCT gtACACCATTGTGTTTATATATTACGCCTTCTGTCTTGTGTTAATGATGCTACTTCGGCCTCTTCTGGTTAAGAAAATTGCCTGTGGTTTAGGAAAGTCTGATcgatttaaaagcatttatgcAGCGCTCTACTTCTTTCCTATCCTCACCGTGCTTCAGGCCGTTGGAGGAGGCTTGCTCT ATTATGCCTTCCCATACATCATACTGGTGTTGTCTTTGGTTACACTGGCTGTGTACATGTCTGCTTCTGAAGTGGAG TCTTTCAAGGATCTTCttgtgaggaagaaaaggctTGTTGTCCTCTTCAGCCACTGGTTACTTCATGCTTATGGAATCATCTCCATTTCCAAACTGGATAAGCTTGAGCAGGACCTGCCGTTGCTTGCCTTGGTACCTGCACCTGCCCTCTTCTACTTAGTGACAGCGAAGTACACCGAGCCGTCGCGCATACTCTCAGAAGGTGGAAATGGACATTAA